One genomic window of Macaca mulatta isolate MMU2019108-1 chromosome 8, T2T-MMU8v2.0, whole genome shotgun sequence includes the following:
- the UTP23 gene encoding rRNA-processing protein UTP23 homolog translates to MKITRQKHAKKYLGFFRNNFGVREPYQILLDGTFCQAALRGRIQLREQLPRYLMGETQLCTTRCVLKELETLGNDLYGAKLIAQKCQVRNCPHFKNAVSGSECLLSMVEEGNPHHYFVATQDQNLSMKVKKEPGVPLMFIIQNTMVLDKPSPKTIAFVKAVESGQLVSVHEKESIKHLKEEQGLVKNPEQRRRKKRKKISGPNPLSCLKKKKKAPDTQSSASEKKRKRKRIRNRSNSKVLSEKQNAEGE, encoded by the exons ATGAAGATCACAAGGCAGAAACATGCCAAGAAGTATCTTGGCTTCTTCCGCAACAATTTCGGAGTCCGCGAGCCGTACCAGATCCTGCTGGACGGCACCTTCTGTCAGGCGGCGCTGCGGGGCCGCATCCAGCTGCGGGAGCAGCTGCCCCGCTACCTCATGGGGGAGACACAGCTGTGCACCACAAG gtgTGTATTAAAAGAGTTAGAAACGTTGGGAAATGACTTATATGGGGCAAAATTGATTGCACAAAAATGCCAAGTTCGAAATTGTCCTCATTTCAAGAATGCAGTGAGCGGATCAGAATGTCTGCTTTCTATGGTTGAAGAGGGAAATCCTCATCATTATTTTGTGGCAACACAG gaTCAGAATTTGTCTATGAAAGTAAAGAAGGAGCCTGGAGTTCCTCTCATGTTTATTATTCAGAACACTATGGTTTTGGACAAGCCTTCTCCCAAAACAATTGCCTTTGTAAAAGCGGTGGAGTCAGGTCAGCTTGTCTCAGTGCATGAGAAAGAAAGTATCAAACATCTCAAAGAGGAACAGGGTTTAGTAAAAAACCCTgaacagagaagaagaaaaaagcgCAAGAAAATAAGTGGTCCCAATCCTCTTAGctgtttgaagaaaaagaaaaaggcaccGGACACACAGTCATCTgcttctgaaaagaaaagaaaaagaaaaagaattcggAACAGATCTAACTCAAAAGTACTTTCTGAGAAGCAGAATGCAGAAGGAGAATGA